DNA from Herpetosiphonaceae bacterium:
GTCGAGATCGCGGCGCGGGAGGGCCGATACACGCCGCCGCAGCGCACGGTGATCGTCGAGGTAGCCGGTGCTGAGCCGCAGCGCTTCGCCGACGATGGCAGCGCGCGGACGCTGCGGTTCAACGGCAACCAGTCATAAAGGGTAGTTGCGGATATGTTTATAGGGGCGTGATGATGGTGATTGCATCAATCATAGGGCTAATTTTTAAAGCTGCCCTATGATCCGATCCCGATTAATATGCAAACCTTCATTATCACGCCCTGGTTCGGTGGCTACTTGTAAGCTGTACACAAGTAAAATGACAGTATTATCACCCTGGTAGCTAAAATATCAACCCCGCCATGAAGTGCGAAAGCCAAGATGACGGATGAACGTGAACGTATTGCACCATTGTACCGTAAAGTCATTGCAAACGTCAGGCAACTTTCTGTTTTGCCGTTTCTTGGATGGCTTCGATACCTCAGTGGTAACAACGCAGCGATCTGGCCCCGCAAGGGCATAAGCTACGAGAAAAGGATCACGCCCAATCAACTCGATTTCATCATCCGTGAGATCAGGTGCATATCCTTGGGAAATTACTCGTTGTAATTGGGCAACATCCACTTCTTCATTCAGAGTTAAGGCGTCCAAGTGCGTCTGATCACGTATCCAATCGTAAAGCAAATCATTTTTAGTCCCGTCCTGGATCTCTTCGATTACCTCAATGGGGATCTTCACTTGGTTCGTCTGCCCCATGTGTACAAGCCATCCCCAAAACTCAGGAATGCTGTCAATCGCGTAATACGAATTATGCGCTGTGATAAGGACGTTAGCATCGAGGAGATACAGCACTATAATTCTCCTCGGACAGAGCGCCCTTGCAATAACGGATCTACATTTCTAGGCTTAACGCCGAGTACCTTTCCCGCCTTTGTTGGTGTCAGCGTTCCTTCATTGATAGAGCGTGTTACAAGACTCAGCAGTGCAGGCCCCAGCCAGTGCCGACGAACAACGTAGTAGCTAGGACCGCCTTCGGAACGCTTTTCTTTACCCTCCCTTTGCCACTCCTCCCATTCCTGACGGATGCTTGTATCAATCTCTCGCCACTTCCCCTCGCTGATATTGCCGGTACGGAAGAGCTTATAAGCAACCATAGCCCTGCTGATATGCCTTGCTCTAGCAAAGTCGGTGAGGATAGAGAGAGCTTCGCTAAGAGGGGCAGCTTGAACCATATGCAGCTCACGCAATTCTTCTGTAGGCAGCAGAACTTCTCCCGCCACATCATTGCAGAATTGCTCTATGCGCGTTTCAGTGGATGTGCTGCTCACCCCCGTTGTGCCGAGCCATAAATGGGCTACTTCGTGAAGGACGGTAAAGCATCTTGCAGAAGTAACGTCTTGATCGTTGACGACTACGAACGGTGCAATCGGATCAGCAATCGCAAACCCACGGAAAATTTCGATGGGAATGGCTGTATGGTGAGTTCCTAGATTACCGGCTAGTAACACAAATATACCGACGGCTTCCATCCGGTTGCGAAGATACCTAAAAGCATCCTCGCCATTTTTCGCTGCACGAAACTGTGTGAGACTAAAGCTGGTTGTGGATTGAATGCTCTGGGCAACTGTCTCTGGACGATCATCCATGTGCATGGAACCTATAAAGGAAAGAGGTTCAGCTTCCTCATCTTCCAGCAAGGATTTTACGATACTTTGCCTGGTTTTGAGTTCCCGAATAAGGGCATCCAGCAATGCATTATCACTACCAGCTTGTCCGCCTCGTACAGTACGGAAATCTTGTCCCCGATCGCCCTGCTTGGGCGGCTCACTGAGGTAGAAAGCTAATAGAGAGCGTCGGTACTTTTGTGACATTTTCTGTAGTAGCTGTCGGCTAGGTTCCTCTTCGCCCAATTCAAATACAGCAAGTTTTTCGGCAGCAGTTTTATTGCGCGTGTCACTAAACCCAAGTGAGTGCGCGGCAGCCTCAAGTGTTAATCCTGCCGTTTCCCGTGCCCATATTAAGATTTTTGGGTTTACCGCAGGCATCTTTAGCATTCCGTTATATATAACAAGCTTGCAAGGGTATTATAGCACATATGTTCGTAAATCTATACGGCAATAACACTATAAATCCTCTAATGACGAACAGTCAAGTATTTCGAGCAAAGGTTACTGCTCGTTGGGACATGTTCGTCGGGGGCATATTGCGGTATGCCCCGATCCGTCCCGATGATGGTGTATGCATACGCCGCGCTACGCTACCAGCGGGCCTGCCTGAAGATCCGCGAGCCGCTGCTCCACCTCAAGCCGATCCTCGGCGTCGGGACGCAGCTTCAGGTAGGTCCGCAGATCGCGCATCGCCTCATCGATGCGTCCCAGATCGGCCAGCGCCACCGCGCGATTCTGATACAGATCGGCCATGTCGGGCGCGAGAGCAAGCGCCTGGCTCACATCGTGCAGCGCCTCGGCAACATCGCCGGACTCGTAGCGCAGCACGGCGCGATTCGCCAAAACCTCCGGCTGCCTGGGATTCAGCTCAAGCGCCGCGCTGTAGTCGCCCAGCGCCGCCACGGAATGGCCCAGCGCCTCACATGCCTGGGCACGGCCCACGAAGGGCAGCGTTTGATGCGGGTCGAGGTCGATCGCGCGGCTGTAGGCGTCGATCGCCTCCTCGCAGCGGCCCATCAGCGCGTAGCACTGCCCCAGATTGGTCCAGACCTCCATGTACGGCGGGCTTAGCTCGATCGCCTGCATGTAGTCGCCAATCGCTTCTTCCAGCCGACCCATCTTAAGATACACGTTGCCGCGCTCGTTGTAGTACTCCGAGTAGTTCGGATCGATCTTCATGGTCGCGGTGTAGTATGCAATCGCCTCTTCGTACGGGCCAGTCTGGGCATAGACCTGGGCAATGTTGTACAGCAGCACCGATCGATGGAGCAGAAACTCGTCCGGCCCTAGCTCCTCTTGCAGCTTGTCGAAGCTGGATTGACATAGCTCGATCGCGTCTTCGGGCCGCCGCTGGAAGTGCCGCACCAGCGCTAGGCCGTTGCGATTGAAGGCCGTTTGAAAGAACTTGATATGGTCCGGCAGGCTGGTGCGGGCCAGCTCTTTGAGGCCGCGATCCAGATACGCCTCGGCCTTCGCGAGGTCGCGATCCGGCAGATAGCGGCTGTAGAGCATCGCCATGACGTAGCACCAGGCAAAGACGTACTCAGGATCGTCTGTCAGCGATAAGGCTAGCTCGGCCAGCCGCAGGCCCTCAAGTCCCTGGTTAAGACCGGCGTAGCAGTTGAACATTTTCATGTAAATTTCAAGCCGCTTTTGCAGGTTGTCGGGATAGTGCTGCTCAAGCAGCTTGAGCGCGGCCTCGCCGTACACCAGCGCATCCTCGTAAAAGCCGCGCGTGGCGTAGATCGTGAAGGCGTAGAGCTGCGGGTTGAGCGCTTTTTCGGGCTGGTTGCTCTGCTGCCAGCACGTGATCAGGCGCGGCACCAGGATCTCACGCTCAATCAGATCTTTGCGCGATTGCTCGGTCAGCTCTTGCGCGCGGCGGGCCATCTCCTCCGGTGATACGTCCGAGGGCGGATCGGGCGGCAGGTCCAGGCGGATCGTATGGCTGAGGTGGTTCGAGAACACCTCGCCGATCTGCTCGCCCTGGCCGGGGCTGGCCGTCACCAGCAGCGTCAGCCGCAGTTGCCTGCCGCGCCGCCGCATCAGCTCCACGAAGAAGCGCCGCGCGAGCGCGCCGCCGCGATCCAAGCTATCGCAGGCGATCACACAGGGAGCGCCCGGCCCGAGCTTGTACCAGGCGTCGAGCAGGTCGATCAGCCCATGCACGATCCGAAACGCCCGATCCGCCGCGTAGTTGCGCGTGCGCTCGGCGTCGGGGCTCAGCTCCGTCAGGCTGGGATTGCGGACCTTGAGCGTGCGCTGGATCGCGGGCAGCACCACGGCCAGCTCGTAGTCGTGCTTCGTGATCAGCGCGGGATTTTGAGCCTCCAGCGTCGGGAGCAGCGTTCCAAAGAGTTCGCCAAGACCGGCCCAGGGGCCGCCCTCATCACGATCGCACGAGAGCAGCCAGGTCATCGCGCCCTGCTGGGTCGCCTCGCCCAGCCATTGCTGCAAGCGCTCACGACGGGCCTGTCCCGGCTCGGCTTCCACAAGAATCACCTGGCTGCCGCGCTCGTTTGCGACAACGGGCATGCCAAACTGCCAATTCATGCGATCAGTTCCTTCCTGTGATCAAGCTGCGAATCCAGAAGCCAAAGCCGAGACTGAGATGGATCAGCGTAAGCAGCGCTACCAGCAGCACATTCAGATAGCCATACGGATCGGCCTGATAGCCTGCGCTCAAAATCGTAAAAACCAGCAGGCCATAGTTCCAGAGCAGCGGCAGCGATACAAAGATTAGGGCGCTCAGCGCCACCAGCCGACTGCCAAGCCAGATCGCGCTGTACCAGCGGATCGCGCGCATCTCGCCCGCCGGGATCTGCGATTGATCGACGTAGCGGATCGTGGGCACCGCGCGCGATACCTGATTGCGCAAAAAGTCGGCGGTGTCGTCCATTAAGTTTTTACACCTGAAGAGATTGGCGATAGCGTAGTAGAAGTCGGTGCGCACGAAGAAGTAGCATTGCCAGAGCAGGCTGAGCAGGTATGTCAGCAGCAGCGCCCGCCCGATCGTCGCCACCACCGAGGGCAGCGCGATCCAGCCGCGTATCTCGGCGAAGAAGCCCAGAGTCAGCAGCGAGGCGCACACGGCGTCCAGCAGCGGCCCGGCCAGGATCGGGAGGTAGCGCTGGCTGCGCGGCACCGACCAGATGCCGGTCATGTCTGTCTCCGCTACCACGACCCACAGCCGGTTGCTGATGCCCAGCCGCGACGACACGCCCGCCGCCCGCGCGGCGATCAGATGCGCCATCTCGTGCAAAAAGGTTGTGCCATAGCCCAGCAGCATCAGCCCGATCCCCATCAAGGCGAAGTGCTCTCTAAAAAAGTAGGCTCGCCAGCCCGGCAGAATCCCAGGCTCGATGCTCAGCGCCAGCAGCGCCAGCACGATGATCGTCCCGGCCACGATCAGCGCGGGACGGCTGAAGAGGCGCTGCGCTAAGGGCTGTGGAACATGTTCAAAGTGAAAACGAACCGGCGCATTTTTGCTGGTGCTCGAAGCGAACGCGGCGTGCAGATCGTCGGTCGAGGGCTGCGGGTGCGTGGCGTCAAGCGGGAGGACAAAGCCCTCGGTTTCGAGCTGCTGGAGAAAATCTTCAAGGTCGGGAAGCTCGCCATACTTCTCGTGATACAGCGCTTGTGTCTCGCCAATGGTCTTGCCAGCGCTGAGGTGATCGAGTATTTCTACCGCATCCGGCGGCAGCGCTAAAAATGTTGCGGTATCCGTCCGGCCAATGACGACTTCCTCGCCGTCCGGCTGGCGCGTGAATGGGTAGATCGCAACCCGTGTGTCAGTCGCGTATGGTCCCATCGATCGTGTGACTCGCTTGTGGTAAAGCTAGAACCGCCACCCGGACGTGGCGGTCCTGGGTGCAGAAAGGGTGGGATTATGCCTCGGCGGAGCCACAAATCCAGATGCATGCGGAGCAGGGGTACGCGGCTGCGGTGGTCTTCAGCGTCTCGGCCTTGCGGATGCTGATCTTTTTCATGCGTGTCACCTCCTTTGCGGGTAGTCATGCCGGTCGATGTGGAGAACCGACACGCGCATTAAAGCAAATACCAAATATTAAGATAATGTTTAAGCGGTACACGAAAGCGATACAGCGGCGATACAGCGGCAGTACCCGCTAGCAGGGGCGCAAGAAAACAAGCGAACAAGCGAACAAGGATGTTAATTTTTGTTCGCTTATTCCCTTGTTCTTTCGTTTGGGTCTTGGTTCTCGTCTACTCATTCCCCGGCGGGCGGCGATTCGGCCTGCGCAGCAGGTTTTCGAGCCTGCCGCTAAATAGCTCGCTGAGCGGCCCGCCCGGCGGAAGATCGCTCGGCTGGATCGCGGCGCCTTCGACCCACTTGCGGTAGAAGGCGGTCATATCCTGTCCTGCCACCTGATTGAGCGTTTGCAGCCACTCGTCGCTGTCGGCTCGATCGAACTGCTGCTCCTGGTAGTAGCGCCGCAGAAACGCAAAGAACTTCTCGTCTCCCAGCTCTTGCCGCAGCACGTCGTACATCAGCGCGCCCTTGCCATAGACGATCGCGCCATACTCTTGATCGTCGAAGCTCTCGACCGGCTGATCCAGCCGCCGATCGCCCTCGCCCAGCACGACGCGGTAGGGCACGCCGATGAACAGATCGCGGGCGATCTTGCCAGCGTCGTCGCCCACCGCCTGATCGACATAGAACGCCGACGACCAGTTGGTGAGCGACTCGTCGAGCCAGGGCTGCTTGTAGGCATCGCTGCCGACGATGCCGTACCACCACTGGTGCGCTACCTCGTGCGCCGTGGTGAAGGCCAGAATATCCGCGCCCTCGATGCCTTCGAGCGTGCCGCCCAGCCGGGCGAGCGGAGCCGCCGTCTCAGGATCGTAGTATTCGCTGCCGATCATGATCAGCCCGGTCGACTCCATGCCAGCCGCGCCGCCGCCCAGCTCAACCTCCACGACATCCAGCTCTTTGTATGGATACGGCCCGAACTCTTTGCCGAACAGCTCGATCGAGCGCGCGGCAGTTTGGAGCGCAGCGCGTCCGCCCTGCGCGCTCTCCGGCAGGAAGTAGGATCTGATGGTGACGCCGCCGACATCCTGGCTGGCGCTCTGCAACTGCTCGCCCGCCACGACCACGAAGTTTCGCGCGAGTGCCGCCACAAACGTGTGCGCCGTGCGGTCGGCCTGCCGCTCCTGCTCGACGTTGACGCCGCTGGTGACGACGGTGACATCGTGCGGCGCGGCAAATGTTACCTCATAGTTCGCGGCGTCGGTGTTGGTCGGATCGCCCTGATCGCTGACCGGGTTGAGCAGCCAGCCGCCTTTCTCATAGACCGCGACCTCAGGATGCCAGTTGTAGAGCGTAAATATGCCGTTGGACTCGTTGAAGATGCCGTAGCCGCCGCCCGAATCCGGCACGGTCGTCGTGAAGCGCATGCCGACCTCGATCGATTGGCCGGTTTGCAGCGGCTGCGGCAGCGCGATCTTCAGGGCCGTATCGTTGACTTCCAGGCTGGTCTGCGCCGCAGCGCCGTCGATCTGCACATCCTCGACCGTGATCTCGCCCTCGTTGTAGTGCGGCGCGTTGACATAAAGCCGAAAGTAGATCTCGCTCAGCGCCGTATCCTCGGTGTTGGTCAGTCGCACCGCCTGCGCTCCGCTGATCGTGTGCCCCTGCGGATCGAGCACCGCGCTGATCCGGTAGCGGCTGGCGTCGGGATGATTATTCAGCGTATCGCGGCTGCTCGCCACCAGCGACGCTGCGACATCCGCATCCGGGGCATCGCCTAGCTCGCCGAGGTCGACGCTCGCGGTCGGTGTTGCGCTGCTGCGCGGCGTCGCTTGCGTGGCGTCGGGCGCTGGCGTCGCTGGCTGATCGTCGAGATCGCTCGGCCCGGTTGTCGCCAGCGGCGTGCCCATCGGCACTTGCTGCGCCTCGACTGTCGCCTCAAGCCCGGCGCTGATCGTGGCAAAGACATCGGCTACCTGCTGCTGCTGGCGCACCAAATAAAAGCCAATGCTGGCGACAATCACACACATCAGCAGCAGCACTGTTGCTACCGCGCCAACCACTATCCATATCGTTCGTCGTTGCATGCTCGTCCTTTCAAGGGGCAGATCTTTGTTTGCATTATAGTGTACTCCAAGCCACGAATCAGGGGTCCGAGAGCAGGAGAATAAGGAAACAAGGGAACAAAGAATTTAAGCGATTGTTCGTTGGTGCTATCGTTTTGTTCTTTGTGCGCCCAGCGGGTACCCGGTTCTTTGTTCTTCCCTCTATGCTACTATACGGCGTAGGCCGGAGCTATCAGGAGAGAAGACGATGGCAAATCAGGTTTCATTCATGCGGCGATTATCCGACCACGCGAAAAACGTGATGGTGATGGCTCAGGAAGAAGCCAACACCTACCGCCAGCCGCTCATCGGCACCGAGCACGTGCTGCTGGCCCTGATCCGCACTCCCGACTCAGTTGCCGCGCGGGTGCTCCTGAGCTGTGGTGTTACGGTGCCGCGTGTGCGGGAGGCCGTGGAGCTGCTGGCGGGCTACGGCTCGCGGCGCAATCCGGCTGAAGGCTCGCCCATGAAGTGGACGAAGCGCACGCAGGAGATCTTCGAGATGGCCGACCGCTTGAGTCGCGCCGCAGGGCAGCCCTCGGTTGAGACTGAGCATCTGTTGCTGGCGCTGCTGGAAATTCCGGGGAGCGCCGCGCTGGGCGTGCTGCAAACGATGGGCATCGAGCGTGGCATGCTCTACGCCAAGATGCGCGCCGCGCTGCCTGGGCAGGCCCAGGAGAGCCAGGCCGAGCCGCTGGTGCCTGCTCAGGCTCCGGCGCGGCTGACCCACCTCGACGAGCGTGGACAGGCGCATATGGTCGATGTCGGCGGCAAGGCGGAGACGGCCCGTGAGGCGATTGCCCGTGGCGCGGTGGTGATGCAGCCCGCAACGCTCAGGATGATCCTCAATGGCAGTGTGCCTAAAGGCGACGTGCTGACGACCGCGCGGATCGCCGGAATTATGGCCGCCAAAAAGACCAGCGACCTCGTGCCGCTCTGCCACCCGCTGCTGCTCTCCTATGTCGATGTGACGATCACGCCGGTCGTCGCCCAGCATACGCTCCAGATCGAGGCCACCGTGCGCACCAGCGGTAAGACCGGCGTGGAGATGGAGGCGCTGACCGCTGTGTCGGTTGCCGCGCTCACGATCTACGATATGTGTAAGGCCGTCGATCGCGGGATGCGTCTGACCGACATCCGCCTGGCCGAAAAGCGCGGCGGTAAAAGTGGCGAGATCGTGCTGGAATAAAGTTCCACGTTTCGAGTTCAACGTTCAGCCTTTCGAGCTTCCTTCGTTCGCGGTTCTCGGCTCTCCGTTGTTCTTGGTTCTTTGTTTGTTCCCTTACTTCCTTGTTCTTTCGATCAAGCTGCCTCTCAAGGCCGGGAACCCGATCCCACGCTTCGGTGTAGTTAAGGCAACGGACTTCTAGAGGTTCTTGTGGATGAGTCTGACCTGACTGCCCGCGCTCAGCAGGGAGACGGAGCGGCCTGGGAGCATGTGGTGCGCCAGCATCAGGATGCCGTTTTTCGGCTGGCGTACCTGCTTCTGGGCGACGCGGACGAGGCCGAGGATGTGGCGCAAGAGACGTTTATTCGGGCGTTCGACGCGCTCGACCGATTCGATCTGTCGCGTCCGCTCCGCCCCTGGCTGCTGCGCATCGCAACCAATCTAGCCCATAACCGGCGTCGCGCGATCGGGCGCTATCTCGCGGCTGCGCGCCGGATGTTTCAGGCCGCACCCGAATCTGCGCCAGGCATCGAGGGGCAAAGCGCGCGGCGCTGGGAGAGCCAGATCCTCTGGCAGGCCGTCCGTCGCTTGAGCGTAGCCGATCAGCAGGTCATCTATCTGCGCTATTTTTTGGATCAGTCCGAGGCCGAAATGGCATCGACGTTAAATATCGCTTCTGGAACGGTTAAATCACGGCTGCACCGGGCGATCAACCGGCTGCGCGCGGTGGTCGAGCGTGAGTTTCCCGGCTTGCGAGAGGTGCGCGACGTATGAGCGAGCAACCTGTTGATCGATGGGCACCCCAGCTTGAGGAAACGGCGCGCTCGTTCAGCTATCCGCCGACGCCCGATATTGCAGGTGCCGTCAGCCGTCAACTTCTCGCTCGACAGGCCCGGCGTCCGGTTGAGCGCCGCCGTATGGTCTGGGCGCTGGCTGCGCTAAGCCTGCTGATCGCCGGGCTGCTGCTGGTGCCGCCCGTCCGCGCTGGCATTCTGGAGGTGCTGCGCATCGGCGCGGTACGTATCCTGTTGGTCGAGCCGACGGCCACGCCGCTGCCGCCGACTCCTGCCTCAACGTCTGCGCAGACCACAATCATGCCGCCGCCCACAGCGACATCCGCGATCATGCCGCCGCCCACGGCGACTGGCCCAATGTCCGCGCAGACCACGATCACGGCGACACCGGCCTCCTCGGTGCTCGACCTTGAGGGCGAGACGACGCTGGCCGAGGCGCAGGAGCGACTCGACTTCCCGATCCGCCTGCCGACGTATCCCGCCGATCTTGGATCTCCCAGGGTGTTTGTTCAGGATTTCGGCGAGCCCGTGCTGATCGTGGTCTGGCTGGATCAGGCGCAGCCCGATCGCGTGCGGCTCAGCCTGTACCAGATCCCGCCCGGCCCGTACGCCGAAAAGAGCCGCCCGGAGAACATCAAATCCACGACGGTCAACGGTCGACCGGCGCTGTGGGCCGAGGGGCGGCATTTCTTGATCACGCGCTCCGGTGATGCTGTGTTCCGGCGGCTGGTCGAGGGGCACGTGCTGATCTGGACCGAGGGCACAATCACCTACCGGCTCGAAACCGATCTCTCGGAGGCGGAGGCGATCCGCGTCGCGGAGTCGCTGCGCTGAGCGTGCCGATGGCCTGCGCCAGGGAACCTCAGGCGGCCTATCGGTGTATCTAGGACATCAAATCCCATACTCGGCACAGGATCGAGTATCCGATACTGGGAGGTGCGGTTATGCTACGACGATCCGTTTGGCAGTGGCTCTTGGTTGCGGCGATGCTGGCGCTGACGACGCCCGCGCTGGCTGGCGGCTGGGCCGTGGTGACGCTCGACTCGTTGCCGTCCGACATGCAGGCCGGGAAAGCGCTCAGCCTCGGCTTTATGGTCCGGCAGCATGGCGTTACCCCGATCGACACGAATCCCTTCGGCACCGAGGCATTGCAGCCGCTCCTGATGGCTAGAAACACGACGACCGGCGAGACACTTGAGGCTACCGCGCGCAAAGAAGGCCCGGTAGGACATTTTGTGGTCGATGTGACGTTTCCCAGCGCTGGCTCGTGGGAGATAGAGATTATACCGCCGCCGTTTGAAGGCACCAAGCTCGGCACGTTCGTCGTAGCCGCCGCCAGCAAGTCCGCTAACACGGCTCAGCAGGGTAGCGAGGCTGTGGCTCCCCAAAGCTCGGCAGTCAGCACCGGCATCCTCAGCGATCGATCGCTGCGTGTGTGGGGGATCAGCGCGCTGGTGATCATCGCGGCGCTGGCGCTGACGGCGTTTGTGCAGCGCGAATCGTTGACGCGACGGTTGGGCAGCCGATACGCGGGCTACGCGCGTTCCCCCGACGAGACGGCTGGAACCCACAGCCGGGTATAGTTCGCAGGCGCGCTGGCTGAGACGAAGCCTGTTCGCAAGAGGTGTACGTATGCGTAACCGTGTGCTCACGCTCGGCATCTGGGCGGTCGCGGCGCTGGTGCTGGCGCTGCTGTGGTCCACCGCGCCCAACACGTCTAGCGCTCCTGCTGGCGCTGCGCTCTCGCCTGCGACGCCGCACAATGATGCGGAGCGTGGCAGGGCGCTCTTTATGGCGAAAGGCTGTGCAAGATGCCATTATCATGCCGCCACTACAACCGGCTTCAATGAGCCCCATATCGGCCCGGATCTGACGCGCTACCAGCCCAACCCGGAGTTTGTGCAGCGCTGGCTGCGTAATCCACAGGCGGTGCGTCTGAATACGCAGATGCCGAACCTCAATCTTGCGCAAGACGAGATCGACGCGCTGATCGCGTTCCTGTCGGTTGACGAGCAGCGTCCATAGCCGACGATCGAGTACTGCGTTGGCGTACAGGATCGAACGAGCGACAATACAAAAGCAGGCCCGATTGACGGGCCTGCTTTATTCGTACAAGTGACGGGTGTGTTGTGAACAAAGATTCCGCAGAGGAGCAGAGGCTGCAATGTGGCTGCGACGAAGTAGAATGTGACTATAGCGTGCTGGGATGAAGGCTCTACGGCGTAGTTAGAATGTAAGCTACGATGAAACGTCGTAAAACCGAAGATGCAACGATGTGGTACGATGTGAGTGCGATGAACTGCGATGTAGGTAGGTGCTGCTCCTCTACAACACTTGGTACGTGTACTAGGATACCGAATCTCCGCTACGCCGACAATACGCCATCAGTACTGAGTGCTACCTATGACCTCCTATCATAGCGGTCCTTTTTGCGGTAGTACTCACACCTTTGACGTTTTAACGATTCTTCACCTGCTACGATCGTATATCGTATGCCGCTCGACACGTAACCTTGTCTACAGGCTAGGGTGATTCGGCCAGCGTAATCTTGAACGGCGTGAGCGTGCCATCCTGCCACCAGCCGATCACGTGCACGGCACCCCAGCGCACCTCACCCGAACGCTTAAGCCGGTCCAGCAGCGCCTGATCGATCGTCGCGTATGGCAGCTTAATCTGATTCAACCCCACGGGCACGCCGCCCTCCGAAACTTTATCCACCAGCAGCGCCGAGCTTTGTTGCGCCAGCAGCGTTCCTTCCACAGTCAGCAGGATGCGATCGAGCGCGCGGGGATTTTGCACCAGATTGACCAGGGTTGTACGCTCCGGCTGCAAGACCTCAACGCTTTCAGGGCTGATCTGGTATGGGAAGCGCTGCTCACGCCCATATGCTCCCGGTGGGCTGAGCTGGCCGCGCACTTTCAGCACGCCTGTGCCGTCGGTAAGCTGGCTGCGGATCGCATCCGGTGGAGGCTCGGCCAGCCAGATCATCTGCTGGGCCTGTCCTGGTGACGATACCGGGCTATCCGCCAGCGCCGACATGAGCACACGATCGTCATTCTTAACCATCGTCGGCGCGACGACGGTGATCGTCTGGCCGCTCCAGCGCTGCGGCTCTGCCAGCACGCTTGTAATCGGCACGACGACAGCGCGCGGTGCCACGGTCGGCGTTGGGAGCGCGGGCGGTAGCTCGTTGGCACATGCCGCCAGGAGGCTGCTGAGCAGGCCCACTATGATCAGCCGAAACACTCGATAGATCTGCATGCGGCGCATCCTACCATGCTCGGAAAGAGCCTGCAAACGCCTCTGCGAGAGGTTCGCACGTGTCTTTGAGAGGTTTTGACAGGTTTATCAGCCGGTTTGGATGGGGTTGGCTGGTACAATGAACCGAGTATATCGTATATGTGGATTTATTCACAAAGAAAGTTAAGAGAGATTTATGGGCACTAAAAACTCACGCATCGCTGGGTTTTACCAGCTTTCACCGCAACAGCGATTGCAAGAGGTCAAGTCTTTCGACGGCTTGAACGAGGCGGACTTGA
Protein-coding regions in this window:
- a CDS encoding DUF4411 family protein, producing MLYLLDANVLITAHNSYYAIDSIPEFWGWLVHMGQTNQVKIPIEVIEEIQDGTKNDLLYDWIRDQTHLDALTLNEEVDVAQLQRVISQGYAPDLTDDEIELIGRDPFLVAYALAGPDRCVVTTEVSKPSKKRQNRKLPDVCNDFTVQWCNTFTFIRHLGFRTSWRG
- a CDS encoding ImmA/IrrE family metallo-endopeptidase codes for the protein MPAVNPKILIWARETAGLTLEAAAHSLGFSDTRNKTAAEKLAVFELGEEEPSRQLLQKMSQKYRRSLLAFYLSEPPKQGDRGQDFRTVRGGQAGSDNALLDALIRELKTRQSIVKSLLEDEEAEPLSFIGSMHMDDRPETVAQSIQSTTSFSLTQFRAAKNGEDAFRYLRNRMEAVGIFVLLAGNLGTHHTAIPIEIFRGFAIADPIAPFVVVNDQDVTSARCFTVLHEVAHLWLGTTGVSSTSTETRIEQFCNDVAGEVLLPTEELRELHMVQAAPLSEALSILTDFARARHISRAMVAYKLFRTGNISEGKWREIDTSIRQEWEEWQREGKEKRSEGGPSYYVVRRHWLGPALLSLVTRSINEGTLTPTKAGKVLGVKPRNVDPLLQGRSVRGEL
- a CDS encoding tetratricopeptide repeat protein; the protein is MNWQFGMPVVANERGSQVILVEAEPGQARRERLQQWLGEATQQGAMTWLLSCDRDEGGPWAGLGELFGTLLPTLEAQNPALITKHDYELAVVLPAIQRTLKVRNPSLTELSPDAERTRNYAADRAFRIVHGLIDLLDAWYKLGPGAPCVIACDSLDRGGALARRFFVELMRRRGRQLRLTLLVTASPGQGEQIGEVFSNHLSHTIRLDLPPDPPSDVSPEEMARRAQELTEQSRKDLIEREILVPRLITCWQQSNQPEKALNPQLYAFTIYATRGFYEDALVYGEAALKLLEQHYPDNLQKRLEIYMKMFNCYAGLNQGLEGLRLAELALSLTDDPEYVFAWCYVMAMLYSRYLPDRDLAKAEAYLDRGLKELARTSLPDHIKFFQTAFNRNGLALVRHFQRRPEDAIELCQSSFDKLQEELGPDEFLLHRSVLLYNIAQVYAQTGPYEEAIAYYTATMKIDPNYSEYYNERGNVYLKMGRLEEAIGDYMQAIELSPPYMEVWTNLGQCYALMGRCEEAIDAYSRAIDLDPHQTLPFVGRAQACEALGHSVAALGDYSAALELNPRQPEVLANRAVLRYESGDVAEALHDVSQALALAPDMADLYQNRAVALADLGRIDEAMRDLRTYLKLRPDAEDRLEVEQRLADLQAGPLVA
- a CDS encoding M1 family metallopeptidase, with the translated sequence MQRRTIWIVVGAVATVLLLMCVIVASIGFYLVRQQQQVADVFATISAGLEATVEAQQVPMGTPLATTGPSDLDDQPATPAPDATQATPRSSATPTASVDLGELGDAPDADVAASLVASSRDTLNNHPDASRYRISAVLDPQGHTISGAQAVRLTNTEDTALSEIYFRLYVNAPHYNEGEITVEDVQIDGAAAQTSLEVNDTALKIALPQPLQTGQSIEVGMRFTTTVPDSGGGYGIFNESNGIFTLYNWHPEVAVYEKGGWLLNPVSDQGDPTNTDAANYEVTFAAPHDVTVVTSGVNVEQERQADRTAHTFVAALARNFVVVAGEQLQSASQDVGGVTIRSYFLPESAQGGRAALQTAARSIELFGKEFGPYPYKELDVVEVELGGGAAGMESTGLIMIGSEYYDPETAAPLARLGGTLEGIEGADILAFTTAHEVAHQWWYGIVGSDAYKQPWLDESLTNWSSAFYVDQAVGDDAGKIARDLFIGVPYRVVLGEGDRRLDQPVESFDDQEYGAIVYGKGALMYDVLRQELGDEKFFAFLRRYYQEQQFDRADSDEWLQTLNQVAGQDMTAFYRKWVEGAAIQPSDLPPGGPLSELFSGRLENLLRRPNRRPPGNE
- the moaC gene encoding cyclic pyranopterin monophosphate synthase MoaC; this encodes MPAQAPARLTHLDERGQAHMVDVGGKAETAREAIARGAVVMQPATLRMILNGSVPKGDVLTTARIAGIMAAKKTSDLVPLCHPLLLSYVDVTITPVVAQHTLQIEATVRTSGKTGVEMEALTAVSVAALTIYDMCKAVDRGMRLTDIRLAEKRGGKSGEIVLE
- a CDS encoding sigma-70 family RNA polymerase sigma factor, whose protein sequence is MDESDLTARAQQGDGAAWEHVVRQHQDAVFRLAYLLLGDADEAEDVAQETFIRAFDALDRFDLSRPLRPWLLRIATNLAHNRRRAIGRYLAAARRMFQAAPESAPGIEGQSARRWESQILWQAVRRLSVADQQVIYLRYFLDQSEAEMASTLNIASGTVKSRLHRAINRLRAVVEREFPGLREVRDV
- a CDS encoding c-type cytochrome, with translation MRNRVLTLGIWAVAALVLALLWSTAPNTSSAPAGAALSPATPHNDAERGRALFMAKGCARCHYHAATTTGFNEPHIGPDLTRYQPNPEFVQRWLRNPQAVRLNTQMPNLNLAQDEIDALIAFLSVDEQRP